The following coding sequences are from one Desulfuromonas sp. TF window:
- a CDS encoding DUF2157 domain-containing protein, whose amino-acid sequence MQEALNDLDGAGILKREQAALLRRIYGRELFSVHWELRLLLYAGILILTTGLGLLVAKHFASIGHEALLAAIALGSAGCFAYCLRRGGGFSPEEVPAPDAGYDYALLLGCLLIGTFQGYLELRYQVLAQHWNWWLLGSGVLYLLCAHFFDNRLVLSLALSTLGAWLGVKTSLFAGGSWEAALRGNALAFGAAVVGAGTAQIRLGWKRHFLPVHLHLGVNILLAALVAGIDSQAKGLLYLAGLLLVGAGSALYAQRARRFAFLLYALLYGYLGVTIFVLEHVRWRSEGILSYFLITAAALVSALVAFHRRFRSAE is encoded by the coding sequence GTGCAAGAGGCACTTAACGACCTTGATGGGGCCGGGATTCTGAAGCGGGAGCAGGCAGCGCTGCTGCGCCGGATCTACGGCCGGGAGTTATTTTCGGTGCACTGGGAACTCCGGCTGCTTCTTTATGCGGGCATCCTGATCCTGACCACCGGTCTCGGCCTGCTTGTCGCAAAGCATTTCGCCTCCATCGGCCACGAGGCCCTGCTCGCGGCCATCGCCCTGGGGAGCGCGGGATGTTTCGCCTACTGCCTGCGCCGGGGCGGCGGGTTTTCTCCGGAGGAGGTGCCAGCTCCCGATGCGGGGTACGATTACGCGCTCCTGTTGGGGTGCCTGCTCATCGGGACCTTTCAAGGATATTTGGAGCTCCGCTACCAGGTGCTGGCCCAGCACTGGAACTGGTGGCTGCTGGGCTCCGGTGTGCTCTATCTCCTCTGCGCCCACTTCTTCGACAATCGTCTGGTGCTCTCCCTGGCCCTCTCCACCCTGGGCGCATGGCTCGGCGTGAAGACAAGCCTGTTTGCCGGGGGAAGCTGGGAAGCCGCTCTGCGGGGCAACGCCCTCGCCTTCGGCGCCGCGGTGGTGGGGGCTGGAACGGCACAGATCCGGCTCGGGTGGAAGCGCCACTTCCTCCCCGTGCACCTGCATCTGGGCGTCAACATCCTCCTTGCGGCGCTGGTCGCAGGGATCGACTCCCAGGCGAAGGGCCTGCTCTACCTCGCCGGTCTCCTTCTGGTCGGCGCCGGCAGCGCCCTCTACGCCCAGCGGGCACGCCGCTTCGCCTTTCTCCTCTATGCCTTGCTGTACGGATATCTGGGCGTCACGATCTTCGTGCTGGAACACGTCCGGTGGCGCTCGGAGGGGATCCTCAGCTATTTCCTGATTACCGCGGCGGCCCTGGTTTCGGCCCTCGTGGCCTTCCACCGTCGCTTCAGGAGCGCCGAATGA